The following DNA comes from Xiphias gladius isolate SHS-SW01 ecotype Sanya breed wild chromosome 10, ASM1685928v1, whole genome shotgun sequence.
TAATGTCAGGTCTTGACCTCTCtctatgagattttttttttatacacacacacacacacacacacacacacacacacacacacacacacacacacacacacacaaatatacacacaaatatacatacatatacgcacacacacacacacacagtatatacacatgtatatttaCATATCCACAATATTCACAGACTGAACGTTCATAAACCTTTAGTTTGTGTATTTAATGAAGCTCCTTAGTTGTAAATAACAATTCAAAACTggttaaattatattttattggtTATAtttcaaagaatgaaaaaacttAATCTGTAATAAACTGAATCTCATTTCTGTCCCAGGCAGAAAAGTGAGGTAtgaataaatgactaaataaatttaataacaGTTTTTAAACATCGGATCCAGGGTCAGAAACACCTTTCTTTCGTTTTAAATCCGGTCCGTATACCAGCTGATCAGCCGGTGGCGGTCGCGGAGCAGCAAGCAGATCTTAGATTAGTAATCAGTTAATCTGTTACAGAAATCGATGAGCGATTATGTATTGAACAGATGTTCACTCACCTTCCATCTGATTAATAATCCCTCTCCGTTCACGCTGACAATCGACCTTACACTTCCTGAACCTTCTTCGTTTGTGGTGTTTCTCCTGCTCCGCAGCGCGTTGGCGCCTCCCGCTAATCGATcacttcttctcttctgttttcgCGGCAGCGGAGTCCGCCTGGAGTTCTTAATTTTTTAGTCGCCTTGTGCATTTATATCACGTTTCTGCGCGATTTGcgttttgttttatgtttcatttcaaacatcTTCTGgtaacaaaacagagaaaaacatcaatCAAGAAACAGCAGGTGTATCATCGACACGAACCCTGAGCTCAGCAAAAACAGTCGGAGTGGTACGTCTCGCTGTTTACACGCTCTTTGCCCACTGACGcagcaggaagaagaagaggaggaaaagcgACGCGGATGGTCCGTGTTGCCCTGATCGATTAGACCGCAGACATAATACAAAATCGATAAAACACCTGATCAGACGTCGGTGTTCTAGTGTCACTGACGTGTGAAGTCACAATGACGTCAGCGTCGCAGCTTCCTGCAGAGCTGTGGCTGCACGTGTTCAGTTTCCTTTCCTGGAGAGACAAACTGAACGTACGCTGCACCTGTTCACACTTCCGACAGCTGTTGGATAAATCCCTCCTTTGGCGGGGCTTCAGTGTCGTGCTGCGCCACTTCTCCAGGTACAACCGCCCGTTCTGGCGCAGCCTGGCTCAGAGGCACGTGGGCAGCGTTTCGGTGCGTTCAGGGAAGAGGAAACACCTGAGGCAGCTGTCCACCTGGCTTCCAGCTCTCCATGCACTCAGACTGGACGACTGGAGAGAAGGAGTCGTCGACGAGCTGAAACTATTCCACCGACTGCAGCGTCTGTCCGTCACTTCCTGTTCCGCACCGCTGAAGAACGTGgacttcctgtttcctctgaGTCATCAGCTGACGCAGCTCAGCCTCTGTAATGTGCAGCTCACCTGTCCGGCCTCTCACCTGTTGGCCgcagtcagtcagctgactcGTCTCACCTCGCTGGTGTTGCATCATGACGGCAGTCTGAGAGTCCCGACGCTCAGCGGAGTCCTGACTCACCTTACCGAGCTCAAATACCTGTCCTGGACCATGATCACCTACAGGACCCTGTCACATGACTTCTTCAGCCCCGCACACCCctcaggtaaacacacacagccgaACCTGATTTGTTCTAAACGAGCTGTGATGTCATACCTCCTGCAGGTCCATCCACGTGTTACACTGAGATTTCAGGTGAAGCAAGTGTCTGACTGAGAGGGCTGAAGACAGGTCAGAGGGCACAGGTACATCAATGCGTGTGACCGCAGGTGTATACAcgtgtgttgtgtttgtcatCCAACAGGTGGTGGCGCTCTGCAGCTTTCTGACTTGCAGCTGTTGAACTATGATGCCTTGGTGACGCAAGAAGCTCTGCAGCCTTTGTCCTGCCTCCACAGCCTGTCAATCTTCCACCTGTACTCCGTACCTGGGCCCACCTGTCACCTGAAAACCTGGCTGACATCACTGCCTCAGCTCCGCAACCTCAGTGTGCACGGTTAGTGTGAACATCTACCAAACTGTCTACTGTCAGTCTACTATGCCTCTACTGTGACTAGGATTAGCTTCTAGCGTCTCCCTTAGGAGAAATTTGCCTTGGACAGTCGAGAGAAACACAGCTTCttcacatacacagatacagttaaaattcaacatttaacaTTCAATAACGCTTCAAACTCAACTTTATTTAAACTTGAATTGACACTTCACCACCTGTTTTCACCTGTTGAATGTCAGCTGACACCTGAACTCGCGTTTAagtcttttcatcattttcccCTGCACTTACACTTTAATTCGCCCCTCACCCTTCagttaacacatttaaatagaAACTTGGActtatttcaatattttgtttcaATAGTTTCTTTTCTAGtcttttctgaatattttcagaaCACATCCATTGCTTTCACTGTAGAAACATTTTCACTGAAGGACTatagcttttctgtttttattactgaagtACCCAGTGGTCAAACCACTGAGATGCAGTGATGTCACGATGGACTAACTCTGTCTGTCGAATAGGAGGCCATCCTCTGGCGGTGTACGCAGACTTCCTGCCGTCCTCCCTCCTCAGTCTGACTCTCTGTGTGGATCTGCAGCCTGAAGACCTGCAGGTGGTCTCACTCAAAGCTCCTCACCTGGAACACCTGCACCTGGAGCCCTGGAGCTCTTCCTCGAACCTGGTCAGACTCCTCCCACAGCTGTTCCCTCACCTGAGGATACTCCGGATCAGGTGAGTCACTGACACctggtgacctttgacctggaAAACTTATATCAACAGGTGGAGTTGCCTATTTAGCAGAATTGACCAGCTTAGTAACCTCATGGTTTCCATCTTTACCTGCTGGATTCCAGAGCGACCTTCAGTTTGttgagtggattttttttttgtatttcagacATCACCATGTTTCAGACGGGGACTTCCTTCATCTGCAAGAGCTGCAGCATCTTGACACACTGGAGGTTCTGGATTCGTACTACAGACCCAACCCAACAGACCCAAGCTGGGTCGTCTTCGAGCCGAGTCCTCGTCTGTTGCAGCTGATCTCTGACCTGCAGaaactgaccaatcacagaGTCCAAGTCATCACCAGCTCACGCAGAGACCCCCTCACCTGCCACTGTGtctgaccaatcagagagaATGTGACTGCACCGGGGAAGAACACCTTGTGTGACATTACTGGCAGAGGCAGGGCTAGTTTTCAGTGAAACGTTGAATCCAAAGAATTTCTTTGACGTGTTTTTAAGAGTTTGTTGATGTGAAatagttaaatgttaaaattatattaaCTCACTAAATGTGGCTTTCTGGAGAAATGTGTGTAATTACTTCCAGGTGCTATTGCTGCTGCTTTATGGGTAAAGTTGAATGTTGAATTGCTTCACATTTTTACAGGTAAATTACACcaacaatttattaatttaaatacatGCTCTTGAACGCCAAAAAGTCTCAAAGACCAGAGTGTTAAGTGGTGTAGTCTAAACAGATAAATgcaaatatccaaaaaaaaccaaaaatatcctGTGGTTCCTgagtttttaacaaaaaaacttttaaaactggCCACATGGAGGTGCtgcttaaaatgttttacatgttgCTCAGGTGAGAACATTTCATTAACATGTGTTTGACACTTTTCTGCACATTCCCACAGACTGCCGTTCAGAAACATGGATAAAATAATTATACCTCCATTGCtgcaaaatatatgaaaaagataaaaacacagtaatatGAGTAAGCTGCTTTaaatgagaatttaaaaaaagaatatagaGTAATTGTGTGATTGCCAGCAAAAATTCCAATAATTCAATATAAAATTCCCTCAAACAATCACAGTTTGAGGGAAACATTTCACCTGCTACTGTTTAAACTCCTTTAACATTATAATAGTTAAAATTTGTTTATGGAGTTACAAAATTCAGAATAATTCAGTTTTGATCAAAAtctttgaagtttgttttcatttttaagaaaaaattctCTCAGATGGtctaattgtttttctttttctttctgttcaaCAGCAGCTTCACAAGTTTGAACTGAAGCTCGTTGCAACATCAAGGTTTTAGTTAAAATTGaataacagtaaattaaaagaaTACATCACATGCCGCTGTCAAATTATTGTTCCCATTTGATGTTacttttcctgaaaaaaataaaactgaatgttgttttcatgtggaaattaaaaccaacaaatcaCCTGAGCCGCATTGAACCATGTGTTCATATTTGTACTTGAGGGACAGGATGTCATGAACCAGTTGTGTAAGATCAGAGCAAGATCCAGGTGAGCCGATGATAAACTGAACATAACTGTCTCTGTGCCCTTTTCAAACCATTCCCACACCCTCTCCCTACCTACTTCCACTCCGTTTGCCCCTTCACATGGAGGGTCCGCCACATTAAGTGCCATCCCAAACCAATTACCGGGGAATAGAAGTGGGTTATAAAACCCTGCAACAGCAAGGCTACATCACTGTTGACTTACTGTGTAGcacctg
Coding sequences within:
- the LOC120795392 gene encoding uncharacterized protein LOC120795392, translated to MTSASQLPAELWLHVFSFLSWRDKLNVRCTCSHFRQLLDKSLLWRGFSVVLRHFSRYNRPFWRSLAQRHVGSVSVRSGKRKHLRQLSTWLPALHALRLDDWREGVVDELKLFHRLQRLSVTSCSAPLKNVDFLFPLSHQLTQLSLCNVQLTCPASHLLAAVSQLTRLTSLVLHHDGSLRVPTLSGVLTHLTELKYLSWTMITYRTLSHDFFSPAHPSGGGALQLSDLQLLNYDALVTQEALQPLSCLHSLSIFHLYSVPGPTCHLKTWLTSLPQLRNLSVHGGHPLAVYADFLPSSLLSLTLCVDLQPEDLQVVSLKAPHLEHLHLEPWSSSSNLVRLLPQLFPHLRILRIRHHHVSDGDFLHLQELQHLDTLEVLDSYYRPNPTDPSWVVFEPSPRLLQLISDLQKLTNHRVQVITSSRRDPLTCHCV